GGCAGCATCGGTCGGTGTGGACTTCCCGATCGGTCGCATGACCCTGGCGCCGTTTGCGAAGTACACGCTCGGCCTGACGAGCATCGATGACTCGGAGTCCGAGGACGACGTCAAGAACAGCGGCTTCCTCGTTGGCGCTGCGCTGCGGTTCTGATCGCAGGCAGCATACACGTCACGGCGCGGGGCAGGGTGTCCCGCGCCGTGTCACTATCACAGAGAGAAAGACATGAAGGCAGTCAAGGTGATCGCGCTGGCCGCGGCCGGCGTTCTCGTTTCGGCAGGCTCGGCATCGGCGCAGGCGTACTTCGGCGCTCCGATCGGTGATGCGGGCTTCGCGGTCCGTGCGGAAGTCGGCCTGCCGGACGGCAGCAAGACGTATGACCTGGTTCTCGATGCCAACCTCATGGGCCCGATCTCGTTCCAGCTCTTCGGCGGCCTGTGGGACATCGATGACGTGGAGGACAACGGCGGTCGCTTCGGCGGCAAGCTCGGTTACGAGCTGCCGGTGACGGGCTTCTCCGTCGGCCCGTTCGTCGGTGCGGAGTACACGACGTTCAGCGCGGGCGAGGGTGATGAGGAAGTCTCGACGTCCCTGCTGACGATCCCCGTCGGCATCGGCATCGGCACCACGCTGGCTGTTGGCCCCACGGCTGACGTCGCGCTGTTCGCACAGCCTGCCTACTACTACATGAAGGCTGACGTCGAGATGCTGGGTGCCGAGTTCGACGAGTCGACGAACGAGTTCGGCGCAGAGGCGGGTGCGCGCCTGGGCTTCGGCCGCTTCCTGGTCGGCGGCTCGGTCGAGTTCACGACTGTCGAGGATTCGGACGCGGTGTTCTCGCTGACGGCGGGCGTGCGCTTCTAGTCCGGCGCCGTTCAGTCAGTTGCAGTCTGGCGGCGTGCGGCTTCGGCCGCACGCCGTACTGCTTCCAGCCCCCGCAGCTCGTTGTCCGGCCGCAGCCGCAGCAGCCGGTCCGTGAAGTTGGTGAACATCCCGTCCACGCGTGCCTCGGTCATCCGCCGCATGTCCGCTTCCTCGTCTACCGTATAGGGGTGCACGTGCAGCCCGTGGCGATGCGCGGCTCCCACCACCAGCCGGTCCACGTCCGTGAACGCAGGACCGACTCCGACCGCGTACTCGGCAACGCGCGGCAGCATCTCCTCGAGTGCGCCGCTCTCCGTCCCTTCCGGAATGAGCTGAACGAGCGGCAGCGCAGGGTCGCGCCGATGAATCAGCCGCAGGCTGCGTTCACTGAACGACTGGATGACGACGCGCCACTCCGCGCGTGCAGCGTCGCGCAGGTCGAACCTGTCGAGCAGGTCGAGCAGTGCCGCCTCCATGCCGGGTGCGGACTCGGGGGTCTTCGTCTCGATGTAGAAGGCGGCTCGATCACGGTAGCGCGCGAGCACCTGCTCCAGCGTCGGGATCCGCTGGCCGGTGTAATCGGTGCGCGCCCGTGAAGGGAACGTGTCGTTGAACCAGGTGCCGACGTCGCACGGCTCCAGCTCATGCCAGGAGTGGTCGATGACGCGGCCGCTGCAGCCCTGCGCGGTGCGGTCGAGGGTGTCGTCGTGCATGCAGACGAGCACGCCGTCGCGGGTCATCTGCAGGTCCTGCTCGAGGAAGTCGCAGCCGAGCTGGAGCGCGAGGTCGTAGGCGGCGAGCGTGTGCTCGGGCGCGTGGCCGGAAGCACCGCGGTGGGCGATGACGAGCATGCGGCCAAGCTATGCATGCTGCCGGGGCAGGGACAGTACGGCAGACGGCGGTTGACGCGCCGCAACGCCGCTGCACACGTGCAGGCGCCGCGTCCTCCACCACACTTCTCAGCTGGCGGCTGACGGCCCGAGCCCCCTGGCCGTCAGTCGCCGTGTGCCTCGACCGGCTCGCGTACCGGCTCGGCGCGTGGCTCGCCGCGACCGCCCGTCAGGAACGTCATGGCCCGTTCGGCTGCGCCGTTCAGGATCACGTAGGCGCCGGGCACCACGAACAGCGTGAGCAGCGTCGAGACCATCATGCCGCCGACCACGGAGATCGCGAGCGGCTGCATCATCTCCGATCCCTGGCCGATTCCGAGGGCGAGCGGGAACATGCCGATGACCGTGGTGAGGGTGGTCATGAGGATCGGGCGCAGGCGTACTGCGCCCGCGTCGATCACCGCCTGCTCGCGGGTGAGGCCCCTTTCGACCCGCGCATTCTCGGTGTACTCCACCAGCAGAATCGCGTTGTTCACCACGATCCCGGCCAGCAGGATGACGCCGAGCAGCACAGGCGCGCTCATGGGCAGCTGCGTGACCCAGAGTGCAACGCCGACGCCGATCAGCGACAGCGGGATCGCCAGCAGGATCACGAGCGGGTTGATGAAGCTCTCGTACTGCACCGCCATGACGACGAAGACGAGGAAGATTGCGAGCCCGACAACGATCGCCAGCTGGCGGTTGTTCTCCGCAATCGCCTCCTCCTCGCCGCCGAAGACGATCGAGTAGCCTTCGGGCACGTCCAGTGTCGCGATGCGCGCGCGGATCGAGTCGTTCACCGCGCTGATGGATGCGACCTCATTGATCACGTCGCCGGTCACGCGGAAGATCCGGTTCTGGTTCTCCCGGTTGATCGTGGTCGGGCCGAGCGACGAGCGCACGGTCGCGACGTCGCGCACGTAGATCGGTGCGCCGCGTGCGCCGCCGGGGAACAGCGCGATGGAGTTGATGTCCTCCGGGCTGGTGAAGCGCTCGCGCGGGAACATCACGCGCAGGTCGTACTCCTGGTTGCCGCTCGTGAAGCGGGTGGCGACCGTGCCGTCCAGGGCGGTGCGCAGCGTCTGCCCGACGGTTGCGACGTTCAGGCCGAGGTACGATGCGCGCTCACGGTCCAGCTCGATGGTGAGCTGCGGGCTCGCCTCGTCGGCGGACGCCTCCATGTTCTCGAGCCCCGGGATCCCGCGGGACAGCAGGGCGATCTCCTCGCCCAGCCGCTGCAGTGTGCCGAGCTCGTCGCCCTGGATGATGATGGCGACGTCGGAGCCCGACGTGTTCGTGCGCAGTCCGCGGATCCGCGGGGGGCGCACGAAGACGCGCGCACCGGGGAAGCCGCGTTCATCGATCCGCGCCTGGAGCATCTGCACCCATTCCTGCGCGCTCATGTCGCGCTGGTCAGAGCCCGCGAGCACGATGTCGATGCTGCCGCGGCCGGCGTTCTCGCTCGTCGAGCCGCCGAACAGGAAGCCGCCGGCGACCGCGAAGACGCTCTCCACGTGCGGCATCCCGTTGATCATCTCCTCGACTTCGAGCGCGATGCGGTTCGTCTCCTCCGCGGATGCGCCGGGTGAGAGCCGGACGAACACGCCGACGTTGCCGTCGTCGACCTGCGGCAGGAACTCGTTGCCGAGGTTGCGCGTCAGCAGGAACGCACCGGCCAGCCCTGCGACGGCGGCCCCGAGCACGTACCAGCGTTTCGCGAGCACCCGCGGCCCGACCTTGCGGTACCATGTCCGCGCGCGGGAGATGCCGTTGTCGAAGGCGACGAGCGGCTTCCACTCGTCGGCGCCGCTCTGGAAACGCACCTTGGCAAGCTGCGCCGCGAGCATCGGGACCAGCGTGAGCGCGACCGTCAGCGACGCAAAGATCGCGAACGAGATGGTCAGGATCAGCTCGCGGAAGATCAGTGCAGCCAGTCCGCTGATCAGCAGGAACGGGACGACCGCGGCAAGGTTCGTCGCGGTGGATGCAATGACGGCGCTGCGCACCTCGTTGGCGCCGACGTGTGCGGCCTCCTCGGGATCCTCGATGCCCTCCTCCCGGCGCCGGAAGATGTTCTCGAGCATCACGATCGAGTTGTCGATCAGCAGGCCGACACCGAGGGCGAGACCGCCCAGCGAGATGATGTTGAGCGTCAGGTTGCTCAGGCCCATCATCACGAACGTCGCCAGCATGGCGAGCGGGATTGCCGTACCGATGATGAACGTCTTGCGCAGTGAGCCCAGGAACAGGAACACGACGATCATCGCCAGCACTGCACCCGTCAGTGCGGCATCCCGGACCGAGCTGACCGACGACTTGATGAACGAGGACTGGTCCTGGATGACCTGGTAGCGGATGTCGGCGGGGATGAAATGATCCCGCTGCAGCCGCTGCAGCGTCGCATCGACCTCCTCGGCAACGGAGACCGTATTCGCGTTCGGCTGCTTGCGCACGGACAGCTTCACGGCGGGCGTGCCGTCGAGGCGCGCCCACATGCGCTGCTCGACGTGCGTGTCGCGCACGTCCGCGACTTCCGTGAGCGGGATGCGCCCGCCGCCCGGCACGGTGAGCAGCACGTTCTGCACGTCGGCGATCGTGCGGAACTTGCCCGCGGTCTTGCCCACGACCTCGCGTGTCGGTGAGGCCACGCGGCCAGCGGCCACGTCCTGGTTCTCGGAGCGCAGCGCTTCGATCACCTGCGAGAC
The DNA window shown above is from Longimicrobiales bacterium and carries:
- a CDS encoding glycerophosphodiester phosphodiesterase; translation: MLVIAHRGASGHAPEHTLAAYDLALQLGCDFLEQDLQMTRDGVLVCMHDDTLDRTAQGCSGRVIDHSWHELEPCDVGTWFNDTFPSRARTDYTGQRIPTLEQVLARYRDRAAFYIETKTPESAPGMEAALLDLLDRFDLRDAARAEWRVVIQSFSERSLRLIHRRDPALPLVQLIPEGTESGALEEMLPRVAEYAVGVGPAFTDVDRLVVGAAHRHGLHVHPYTVDEEADMRRMTEARVDGMFTNFTDRLLRLRPDNELRGLEAVRRAAEAARRQTATD
- a CDS encoding efflux RND transporter permease subunit, whose product is MSIKEKPHHRGISSLAIVRPIGTLMLCSVIVVLGVFFLARLPLDLLPTIVYPNIRVNVSNRGVEPQVLEETVAKPLEAALATTEDLVRIETDVQEGRVGVNLHFAYGTDIDFALQDAAKNLERARGRLPEEADPPTIFKFDPSQSPIYEVAFSSPTRDLVSLRDWAEYRLRPQLLTIEGVASVDIAGGLIREIQVVLDQERLRSYGLTVSQVIEALRSENQDVAAGRVASPTREVVGKTAGKFRTIADVQNVLLTVPGGGRIPLTEVADVRDTHVEQRMWARLDGTPAVKLSVRKQPNANTVSVAEEVDATLQRLQRDHFIPADIRYQVIQDQSSFIKSSVSSVRDAALTGAVLAMIVVFLFLGSLRKTFIIGTAIPLAMLATFVMMGLSNLTLNIISLGGLALGVGLLIDNSIVMLENIFRRREEGIEDPEEAAHVGANEVRSAVIASTATNLAAVVPFLLISGLAALIFRELILTISFAIFASLTVALTLVPMLAAQLAKVRFQSGADEWKPLVAFDNGISRARTWYRKVGPRVLAKRWYVLGAAVAGLAGAFLLTRNLGNEFLPQVDDGNVGVFVRLSPGASAEETNRIALEVEEMINGMPHVESVFAVAGGFLFGGSTSENAGRGSIDIVLAGSDQRDMSAQEWVQMLQARIDERGFPGARVFVRPPRIRGLRTNTSGSDVAIIIQGDELGTLQRLGEEIALLSRGIPGLENMEASADEASPQLTIELDRERASYLGLNVATVGQTLRTALDGTVATRFTSGNQEYDLRVMFPRERFTSPEDINSIALFPGGARGAPIYVRDVATVRSSLGPTTINRENQNRIFRVTGDVINEVASISAVNDSIRARIATLDVPEGYSIVFGGEEEAIAENNRQLAIVVGLAIFLVFVVMAVQYESFINPLVILLAIPLSLIGVGVALWVTQLPMSAPVLLGVILLAGIVVNNAILLVEYTENARVERGLTREQAVIDAGAVRLRPILMTTLTTVIGMFPLALGIGQGSEMMQPLAISVVGGMMVSTLLTLFVVPGAYVILNGAAERAMTFLTGGRGEPRAEPVREPVEAHGD